From a single Lewinella sp. LCG006 genomic region:
- a CDS encoding ATP-binding protein: MSLSTRVLLFFVVFCVVQPLAGQIVVPQEGGSIVPIDAQLSFPENYDLALSLMTEKQADNQQEAAFYYGQQALSLARDQKDEARILEATQNIARFYQNQGEYEYADSVYLQGLSYLKLPLQQAELYLDRASLGARTRNWDNTDYLLQKARQLIGDDTLSTTMASYHFRAGVYEFEAKQNMVEALVHYQQAKKIEGVSNRVLTSINNNLAIIYGVVNDFEKAHSLNEENLRFAMEDNDPTGQLFAYYGLAFSSGMMENDASLYTYCQKAIELHNTTGISTAFGYIYSLLGEYFMTLNQLDSAEYYLQKSILISKEQGENKELVDAYQGMMHFHTLKGEDAIAIEYGEKGLELGTRVDHNIEEPLAALYEKQGNYERAYTLLRRSWIKQAELDQGKANISLMAKLLEERFEQERNQQAFAHQQTLTHQRFTLVTSGFALIIFLTLLILLLQAHSRRKLQVLNKSLTESNGALKQFAYITSHDLKEPVRNITSFSGLLKRRLANRETTTEETDFLNFITSNAAVLKEIVDSLQVFTKISFGELEHEVVTLTEVFQTVENNLQQFIQETNGQLIFHNPQQIDKVFFTRPMLILVLQNLVQNGFKYNESEHPTVTVKVTPNNKGKTLFQVEDNGIGIEEAYFEGIFTPFKTLKNKSITQSSGLGLSICKTILERYGGNITVASDGKTGSTFSFWI; encoded by the coding sequence ATGTCCCTATCAACGAGAGTTTTGCTCTTCTTCGTCGTTTTTTGCGTGGTTCAGCCACTTGCAGGGCAGATTGTCGTGCCACAAGAAGGGGGTAGTATCGTGCCGATTGATGCACAATTGTCTTTTCCTGAAAATTATGACCTTGCGCTGTCACTGATGACGGAAAAGCAAGCTGACAACCAACAAGAAGCAGCTTTTTATTACGGACAACAGGCACTCAGCCTCGCTAGAGATCAAAAAGATGAGGCTCGTATTTTAGAAGCTACTCAAAATATCGCCAGGTTTTACCAAAATCAAGGTGAATATGAATACGCTGATAGTGTTTACCTACAGGGGCTGTCTTATCTTAAATTACCGTTGCAACAGGCAGAACTCTACTTAGACCGGGCTAGCCTTGGTGCACGTACCCGCAATTGGGACAATACTGATTACCTCCTCCAAAAAGCCCGTCAATTGATTGGTGATGATACCCTTAGTACGACTATGGCCAGTTATCATTTTCGTGCTGGCGTCTATGAATTTGAAGCGAAGCAAAACATGGTAGAAGCACTTGTGCATTACCAGCAAGCAAAAAAGATTGAAGGTGTTTCTAACAGGGTCCTCACCAGTATTAATAACAATCTTGCGATCATCTATGGAGTCGTTAATGATTTTGAAAAAGCACATAGCCTTAATGAAGAGAACCTGCGCTTTGCTATGGAAGATAACGACCCAACAGGGCAGCTTTTTGCCTACTATGGACTGGCGTTTTCATCCGGAATGATGGAAAACGACGCCAGTCTTTACACCTATTGCCAAAAGGCCATTGAGTTGCACAACACTACAGGTATTTCTACTGCTTTTGGTTATATCTACTCTTTACTCGGTGAGTATTTTATGACACTCAACCAATTGGATTCTGCCGAATATTACCTACAAAAAAGCATCCTCATTAGTAAAGAGCAAGGAGAAAACAAAGAATTGGTCGATGCCTATCAAGGAATGATGCATTTTCACACCCTTAAGGGAGAAGATGCCATCGCAATTGAATACGGAGAAAAAGGTTTAGAACTGGGCACACGCGTAGACCATAACATTGAGGAACCGCTCGCTGCCCTCTACGAGAAACAAGGAAATTACGAAAGAGCATATACCCTGCTGCGTAGAAGCTGGATCAAACAAGCAGAACTGGACCAAGGCAAAGCCAATATTTCGCTCATGGCAAAACTCCTTGAAGAGCGCTTTGAGCAAGAACGCAACCAGCAAGCATTTGCGCACCAGCAAACTTTGACGCATCAGCGTTTCACCCTGGTGACTTCTGGTTTCGCGCTCATCATTTTCTTGACTTTACTTATCTTATTACTACAGGCTCACAGTAGGCGAAAGCTACAAGTATTAAATAAGTCTCTCACGGAAAGCAACGGCGCCCTCAAGCAGTTTGCCTACATTACTTCTCACGACCTGAAAGAACCCGTACGTAATATCACCAGTTTTTCGGGCTTACTAAAACGCCGATTAGCTAATCGGGAAACCACCACAGAGGAAACCGATTTTCTGAACTTTATCACCAGCAACGCCGCGGTACTCAAAGAGATCGTCGACTCACTGCAAGTCTTCACAAAAATATCTTTTGGAGAACTCGAACATGAAGTGGTGACTTTGACGGAGGTTTTTCAAACCGTAGAGAACAACCTCCAGCAGTTTATTCAGGAAACCAATGGGCAGCTCATCTTCCATAATCCTCAACAGATAGACAAGGTATTTTTTACCCGCCCTATGCTGATCCTTGTTTTACAAAACCTTGTACAGAATGGATTTAAATACAATGAATCTGAGCACCCCACAGTTACGGTGAAAGTTACCCCCAATAACAAAGGGAAGACTTTATTTCAAGTTGAAGACAATGGAATAGGTATTGAAGAAGCATACTTCGAAGGGATTTTCACGCCGTTTAAAACACTGAAAAACAAGTCCATCACTCAATCCTCAGGACTTGGCCTTTCGATTTGTAAAACGATTCTTGAGCGCTATGGAGGAAACATCACGGTGGCTTCTGATGGAAAAACCGGAAGTACTTTTTCCTTTTGGATTTAA
- a CDS encoding LysE family translocator, with the protein MSIVLLFLLTFLISAIGSAPPGLINLMVMKRAIAAGRKAGVFAALGTIIPEFVYTYIAVYGYLTIAKDEAIGHHIQVVGAVVFFSMAAYYLFQKAEKPGLDIASSSKDNFISFQRGFFTASINLLVMPFWAFIALSLHTYGYEFTEQVELIAFASASALGALGMFLLYARLGHLIVYRMEKLVQYTNKFLALVFLVLGLYQLVRLA; encoded by the coding sequence ATGAGTATCGTCCTGTTGTTTCTTCTTACTTTTCTGATAAGTGCCATCGGTAGTGCCCCTCCTGGGCTGATCAACCTAATGGTGATGAAGCGTGCGATCGCCGCAGGGCGCAAGGCGGGTGTTTTTGCTGCCCTGGGTACGATTATTCCGGAGTTTGTTTACACCTATATTGCCGTTTATGGCTACCTGACGATTGCCAAAGATGAAGCCATTGGCCACCATATTCAAGTTGTAGGAGCGGTAGTTTTCTTTAGTATGGCTGCTTACTACCTTTTTCAAAAAGCAGAAAAACCAGGACTGGATATTGCGAGTTCTTCTAAAGACAACTTCATCAGCTTCCAGCGAGGTTTTTTTACGGCGAGTATTAATCTTTTAGTCATGCCCTTTTGGGCTTTCATCGCCCTTTCTTTGCATACCTATGGCTACGAATTCACAGAACAAGTTGAATTGATAGCTTTCGCCTCGGCTTCAGCACTAGGGGCATTGGGTATGTTTTTATTGTACGCCAGGTTGGGGCATCTTATCGTATATCGCATGGAAAAATTGGTGCAGTATACCAACAAGTTTCTGGCCTTGGTCTTCTTGGTTCTGGGCCTGTATCAGTTGGTGAGGTTGGCCTGA
- a CDS encoding DUF2188 domain-containing protein: MTDIRTPSFWTNLLQKIIKIILNNLGVRTSKPTHNQHVVPHEEGWAVRGAGNERYTGVYNYQREALERAKEIAKNYGSTVIIHGEDGKVRDSISYRKD; this comes from the coding sequence ATGACAGATATCCGCACCCCTTCCTTTTGGACGAATCTTTTACAGAAAATCATCAAGATTATCCTCAACAACCTGGGGGTACGCACGAGTAAACCTACGCACAATCAACACGTGGTGCCACACGAAGAAGGATGGGCCGTTAGAGGAGCTGGCAATGAACGCTATACTGGCGTTTACAACTACCAGCGCGAAGCCTTGGAGCGCGCCAAAGAAATTGCCAAAAATTACGGCTCTACCGTCATCATCCACGGCGAAGATGGTAAAGTGCGCGACAGCATCAGCTATCGGAAAGATTAA
- a CDS encoding BamA/TamA family outer membrane protein has translation MKTVCIVFRYFHFALPLLLSVVMFLPSSVKAQAERAKAERFVLPLVYYTPETTWSFGAAGVMTFQLDSLSPRSQVQLGVAYTLNNQLLFYLPFQLYTKADHLRFTGELGYYRYNYFFYGIGNTFEDYEGETYGVNYPRIRLNILQRIGEHQLAGIRYAWDQWEVYDQKEGGLLLQENVIGNEASTYSAIGPIWQWDSRDHLFFPTKGWWAEATLLTNNEFLGATQNFLKWTVDARKYWSRKENRVWAGQLYLEGNSGQPSFNQLALLGGTRLLRGYYEGRYRDRQLAAAQLEYRFPIKGRFGAVAFGGLGSVVDEWQNWEADYLRYALGAGIRFTLLPKDKIRLRLDYGIGPNTSAFYLTVGEAF, from the coding sequence ATGAAGACTGTCTGTATTGTTTTTCGCTATTTTCATTTTGCCTTGCCTTTACTACTCAGTGTGGTCATGTTTCTTCCTTCATCTGTAAAGGCGCAAGCTGAACGTGCTAAAGCTGAGCGTTTCGTCCTGCCTTTGGTGTATTACACCCCCGAAACCACCTGGTCTTTTGGCGCAGCAGGCGTGATGACTTTTCAACTTGACAGCCTCAGTCCGCGCTCACAGGTGCAGCTGGGTGTTGCTTATACTTTGAACAACCAGCTCTTGTTTTATCTGCCCTTTCAGCTGTACACCAAAGCTGACCATCTGCGCTTTACAGGGGAGTTGGGATACTACCGTTACAATTATTTCTTCTACGGTATTGGCAATACCTTTGAAGACTACGAAGGCGAGACTTACGGGGTCAATTATCCAAGAATTCGGCTCAATATCCTCCAACGAATTGGGGAGCATCAATTGGCCGGCATTCGCTACGCCTGGGATCAATGGGAGGTCTATGACCAAAAGGAAGGAGGGCTGTTATTGCAAGAAAACGTGATCGGTAACGAGGCTTCTACCTACAGCGCCATTGGCCCGATCTGGCAATGGGACAGTCGCGACCATCTTTTCTTCCCGACCAAAGGCTGGTGGGCTGAAGCTACACTCCTCACCAATAACGAATTCCTTGGGGCTACCCAAAACTTCCTCAAGTGGACCGTCGATGCTCGAAAATACTGGAGTCGCAAAGAAAATCGCGTATGGGCCGGACAGCTCTATCTAGAGGGAAACAGCGGTCAACCCTCCTTCAATCAATTGGCTTTACTGGGTGGAACGCGCCTCCTGCGTGGCTACTATGAAGGCCGCTACCGGGATCGGCAGCTAGCGGCAGCCCAACTGGAATACCGCTTTCCAATCAAGGGACGCTTTGGTGCTGTAGCATTTGGAGGCCTGGGCTCCGTCGTCGACGAATGGCAAAACTGGGAGGCTGATTACTTGCGCTACGCACTGGGGGCAGGTATCCGCTTCACTTTATTACCTAAAGACAAAATTCGCCTCCGGCTCGATTACGGCATTGGCCCCAACACCAGTGCTTTCTACCTCACGGTGGGGGAGGCTTTTTAG
- a CDS encoding GxxExxY protein gives MLTKSYYKNLVYQVNGAAIEVHKALGPGLLESSYQKCLEHELRLRQVPFVSQQPINVVYKGETLELDFRCDLLVADCLVVELKAIEKVLPIHEAQLITYLRLLDLPEGLLLNFYVTNLYKEGQKTYVTKSYRDLPD, from the coding sequence ATGTTGACCAAATCGTATTATAAAAACTTAGTTTACCAAGTTAATGGTGCAGCTATTGAAGTTCACAAAGCATTAGGCCCTGGCTTATTAGAAAGTAGTTATCAGAAATGTTTAGAACATGAACTCAGATTGCGGCAAGTCCCCTTCGTCTCTCAGCAACCAATCAACGTTGTTTATAAAGGAGAAACCCTTGAACTAGACTTCCGCTGTGATTTACTGGTGGCTGATTGTTTGGTTGTTGAATTAAAAGCGATCGAAAAAGTTCTTCCCATCCACGAAGCTCAATTGATCACCTATTTGCGGCTTTTAGATCTCCCTGAAGGTCTACTGTTAAATTTCTACGTAACCAACCTTTACAAAGAAGGTCAAAAAACATACGTAACAAAGTCCTACCGAGATCTTCCTGACTAA
- a CDS encoding bestrophin family protein, whose protein sequence is MFVNKNFGFRNIWNFSGMHLLWITAWSALVAVLFEYTHWEWLHIPWLPLSVIGTAVAFYIGFKNNQAYDRLWEARKIWGAIVNSSRAWGSAVKGFVTDQFADREVSKEELHLVHKNLFYRHIAWLYALRSQLLIPTSWEHISQSNHIGKLNARRMETYGVGLLKDNVTIAELDRFLGKEEHERLMNYVNTATQIIDQQAQDLKALREQGLIDDFRHMELQKILYDFYEHQGKAERIKKFPLPRQYANMSFIFVGIFIFLLPLGMVAEFHKLGAFGAWLSIPFSVIVGWVFIMMELVGDYSENPFEGLGNDIPMLSLCRVIEIDLREMLGETDLPPAIAAVNGVLM, encoded by the coding sequence ATGTTTGTAAACAAGAACTTTGGCTTTCGCAATATTTGGAATTTTTCGGGGATGCACCTTCTTTGGATAACAGCTTGGTCAGCTTTAGTGGCCGTGTTGTTTGAATATACCCACTGGGAATGGCTGCATATTCCGTGGTTGCCGCTGTCCGTCATCGGTACGGCAGTAGCTTTTTATATTGGTTTTAAAAACAACCAGGCCTATGATCGACTGTGGGAGGCGCGCAAAATATGGGGAGCTATTGTTAATAGTAGCCGCGCCTGGGGCAGTGCCGTAAAAGGCTTCGTGACCGACCAGTTTGCCGATCGGGAAGTAAGTAAGGAAGAGCTTCATTTGGTGCATAAAAATCTCTTCTACCGGCACATCGCCTGGCTATATGCCCTGCGCAGCCAATTGCTGATTCCTACAAGTTGGGAACACATCAGCCAGAGCAATCATATTGGCAAACTGAATGCCCGCCGGATGGAAACCTACGGCGTAGGCCTCCTTAAGGACAATGTGACGATAGCCGAACTTGACCGATTCCTGGGCAAGGAGGAGCATGAGCGATTGATGAATTACGTCAATACCGCTACCCAAATCATCGATCAGCAAGCGCAAGATCTCAAAGCACTCCGGGAGCAAGGATTGATCGACGATTTTCGACACATGGAGCTGCAAAAAATTCTCTACGACTTTTACGAACACCAAGGCAAGGCCGAGCGGATCAAGAAGTTTCCTTTACCGAGGCAGTACGCCAACATGAGTTTCATTTTTGTAGGAATTTTTATCTTCCTCTTACCATTGGGCATGGTCGCGGAATTTCACAAGTTGGGTGCCTTTGGCGCCTGGTTGTCGATCCCTTTCTCGGTCATTGTCGGCTGGGTATTCATCATGATGGAGCTGGTAGGCGATTACTCGGAGAACCCCTTCGAAGGGTTGGGCAATGACATTCCCATGCTCTCCCTGTGCCGCGTCATCGAAATTGATCTCCGCGAAATGTTAGGAGAAACGGACTTGCCACCGGCTATTGCAGCGGTGAATGGGGTGTTGATGTGA